Proteins from a genomic interval of Sphingobacterium lactis:
- a CDS encoding phosphopantetheine-binding protein, translating to MEDLKQQLKEQIIEVLNLEDINVADISDAEPLFGDGLGLDSIDALELIVLLDKTYGIKIADPKQGKEIFTSIQTLAEFVAQNRTK from the coding sequence ATGGAGGATTTAAAGCAACAATTAAAGGAACAGATTATAGAGGTGTTGAATCTTGAAGACATCAATGTGGCAGATATCAGTGATGCTGAGCCCTTATTTGGCGACGGACTGGGTTTGGATTCCATTGATGCCCTGGAATTAATCGTCCTTTTAGATAAAACCTATGGCATTAAGATTGCCGATCCAAAACAGGGAAAGGAAATCTTTACGTCGATTCAGACATTAGCTGAATTTGTAGCACAAAACCGTACAAAATAA
- a CDS encoding 3-oxoacyl-ACP synthase, which produces MAKISTHIEIFDGQVLLDDKPYFTSENQDFKAFSKVLYQQLDISYPKFYKMDNLCKLAFLASEIILQQTQEKDIALIFGNKEGSLDSDLQHQALIQDPENYYPSPAVFVYTLPNICIGEVSIRHQLLTESMFLVADEYPIGDIADYTAYLLEQQKAKMVLCGWLKMHDNSYSASFYLVSTSGSLAHNEKNIHDIVHKKA; this is translated from the coding sequence ATGGCAAAGATCAGTACACATATCGAAATCTTTGACGGTCAGGTCCTATTGGATGACAAGCCGTATTTCACCAGTGAAAATCAAGACTTTAAGGCTTTTTCAAAGGTCTTGTATCAGCAATTGGACATCAGCTATCCGAAGTTCTACAAAATGGATAATTTATGTAAATTAGCTTTCTTGGCTTCGGAAATCATCCTGCAGCAAACACAGGAAAAGGATATCGCCCTTATTTTTGGCAATAAAGAAGGAAGTTTGGACAGTGATCTCCAGCATCAGGCCTTGATTCAGGATCCGGAGAATTACTACCCGAGTCCGGCAGTATTTGTGTATACACTGCCCAATATCTGCATCGGCGAAGTCAGCATCCGCCATCAATTGCTTACGGAAAGCATGTTTCTCGTTGCAGATGAATACCCAATTGGCGATATTGCCGATTATACAGCGTATCTTTTGGAACAGCAGAAAGCAAAAATGGTGCTCTGTGGTTGGCTGAAGATGCACGACAATTCGTATTCAGCTAGTTTTTACCTGGTTTCAACATCGGGGAGCCTAGCGCATAATGAAAAGAATATTCACGACATAGTACATAAAAAAGCATAA
- a CDS encoding LolA family protein, giving the protein MKKMNMDKLKGLLVLCAVLLSTAVFSQTKMSAAEASTFKANVDKQAQKITSITADFEASKYVSVIKNPSKNSGIFKLKGKKLLWKYNAPQQNAMLFDQDKLYMRDDKGKKSTIDLNKNRRFRQLQHLMTETNTGNVLDEKNFSIAYLKHTNGKSALLTPKNKDMARFIKEVVLTFPNNEYTVSEIKIVEKSNDYTVFKLKNKKFNTSISDSEFKL; this is encoded by the coding sequence ATGAAGAAAATGAATATGGATAAGTTGAAAGGATTATTGGTTTTATGTGCTGTATTGTTGAGTACGGCTGTATTTTCTCAGACAAAAATGAGTGCTGCGGAGGCGAGTACCTTTAAAGCAAATGTGGATAAGCAAGCTCAAAAAATCACCAGCATCACGGCAGATTTTGAAGCCAGTAAATATGTTTCCGTGATCAAGAACCCATCCAAAAACTCGGGTATCTTTAAATTGAAGGGTAAGAAATTACTCTGGAAATACAATGCGCCCCAACAAAATGCCATGCTATTCGATCAGGATAAGTTGTACATGCGCGATGATAAAGGAAAGAAATCGACCATTGACTTAAATAAAAACAGAAGGTTTCGCCAATTGCAACATTTAATGACAGAAACCAATACAGGAAATGTATTGGATGAAAAGAATTTCTCCATTGCCTATCTAAAGCATACCAACGGTAAATCTGCCTTGCTAACACCGAAAAATAAGGACATGGCCCGTTTCATCAAGGAAGTAGTCCTGACCTTCCCAAACAATGAATACACGGTTTCCGAGATCAAGATCGTCGAAAAATCCAACGATTACACCGTCTTCAAATTGAAGAACAAGAAATTCAACACTTCGATTAGCGATAGTGAGTTTAAATTGTAA
- a CDS encoding DUF2062 domain-containing protein has protein sequence MTLSNTAHRICVLIPTYNNAKTLRRVVDGVLQYISDVYVINDGSTDETRHILSEYPNVHVLHQERNQGKGKALLRGFQQALADGYDYAITIDSDGQHYPDDIPVFLAELKAHDEPVLLIGNRDMGQDGIPRKSSFGNRFSNFWFWFETGIKLDDTQSGYRMYPLKHLPKHLFTNKFEFEIEIIVRTAWKGVLVKNVPVKVLYDPQERVSHFRPFRDFTRISILNTVLVIITLLYIKPRNFFRKLKKKSFKQFLKEDILQTQDSPEVKALSLAMGIFIGIIPAWGFQTFLCLSIAVALRWNKALAFLGSNISIPPMIPVIVFLALQIGGFILPTDKPMTFDFDKVDIEMIKIHLYQYVVGSFLLAIFTAVLVGLLFYVILKYYARKSIKNVQ, from the coding sequence ATGACCCTTTCGAACACGGCCCATCGGATATGCGTCCTAATCCCGACCTACAACAACGCCAAAACTTTAAGGCGCGTTGTGGATGGGGTGTTGCAGTATATTTCCGACGTATATGTGATCAATGATGGCAGCACCGACGAAACGCGACACATACTATCCGAATATCCCAATGTTCATGTTCTCCATCAGGAACGCAACCAAGGAAAAGGGAAAGCCCTATTGCGTGGTTTTCAACAAGCCTTAGCCGATGGTTATGACTACGCCATTACCATAGATTCAGATGGGCAACATTATCCGGATGATATCCCTGTATTCTTGGCTGAATTAAAAGCACATGATGAGCCAGTCCTATTGATCGGGAATAGGGATATGGGGCAAGATGGCATCCCGAGAAAAAGCAGCTTCGGCAATCGGTTTTCAAATTTCTGGTTTTGGTTCGAGACCGGCATCAAATTGGACGATACCCAATCCGGATACCGTATGTACCCGCTGAAGCATTTGCCGAAACACCTATTTACCAATAAATTTGAGTTTGAGATCGAGATTATCGTTCGTACTGCGTGGAAAGGCGTATTGGTGAAGAATGTTCCGGTAAAGGTCCTTTACGACCCGCAGGAACGCGTTTCCCATTTTCGACCGTTTCGAGATTTCACCAGGATCAGTATACTGAATACCGTCCTGGTCATCATCACTCTACTGTACATCAAACCACGTAATTTCTTCCGAAAGCTAAAAAAAAAAAGCTTCAAGCAATTCCTGAAAGAAGATATTCTACAAACGCAGGATAGCCCTGAGGTAAAGGCACTTTCCCTTGCAATGGGTATCTTCATTGGCATAATTCCCGCTTGGGGGTTCCAGACTTTCCTCTGCCTCAGCATTGCCGTTGCCCTACGGTGGAATAAGGCACTTGCCTTTCTGGGTTCCAATATCAGCATCCCACCCATGATCCCCGTGATCGTCTTTCTTGCCCTGCAGATCGGTGGCTTTATCCTACCGACCGATAAACCGATGACTTTCGATTTTGATAAAGTGGATATCGAAATGATTAAAATTCATCTGTATCAATATGTGGTTGGCAGTTTTCTTTTAGCTATTTTTACTGCGGTTTTAGTCGGATTACTGTTTTATGTCATCCTGAAATACTATGCTCGGAAATCCATAAAGAATGTCCAATAG
- a CDS encoding polysaccharide deacetylase family protein, whose protein sequence is MLKHQNIRIVMACALLVTGYLGFVGSVSLLLPLAIALVWLGLTAWGAFDMRLGYFGKTYWRGNRQELQHIALTFDDGPTPYTHKVLALLKKYNMQATFFCIGKQLEEHPEIAVSIFENGHQIGNHSYSHSKQIGFFGLKNMLEEITHTDQIIKKVCNTTTSIYRPPFGVTNPTIARATKQLDKEVIGWSIRSLDTVIKEESSILKRIIPRLKPGAIVLLHDTSESTANLLEQLLIYMERKKLKSVTVDELLKK, encoded by the coding sequence ATGCTAAAACATCAAAATATCCGGATCGTGATGGCCTGCGCCCTCTTGGTAACAGGTTATTTAGGATTTGTAGGATCTGTATCGCTGCTTCTTCCACTGGCAATCGCCCTCGTGTGGTTAGGATTGACAGCTTGGGGAGCATTCGATATGCGGCTGGGATATTTTGGTAAAACATATTGGCGTGGCAACCGACAGGAACTGCAGCATATCGCATTAACATTTGACGATGGACCAACACCCTATACACACAAAGTGTTAGCCCTACTGAAAAAATACAACATGCAGGCAACCTTTTTCTGTATCGGCAAACAACTGGAGGAACATCCAGAAATCGCTGTTTCCATTTTCGAAAATGGTCATCAGATTGGCAACCATAGTTACAGCCACAGCAAGCAAATTGGCTTCTTTGGCCTTAAAAATATGTTGGAGGAGATAACACATACCGACCAAATAATCAAAAAGGTATGCAACACCACCACCTCTATATACAGACCGCCATTTGGCGTGACCAATCCGACTATAGCAAGAGCAACGAAGCAATTGGATAAGGAAGTCATCGGCTGGAGCATCAGGTCATTGGATACCGTTATCAAGGAGGAGTCTTCCATACTGAAACGCATTATTCCCCGATTGAAGCCGGGTGCCATCGTCCTGCTCCATGACACCTCAGAAAGCACCGCGAACCTGTTGGAACAGTTGTTGATTTATATGGAGCGTAAGAAGTTAAAATCGGTAACTGTCGATGAACTTTTAAAAAAATGA
- a CDS encoding 3-hydroxyacyl-ACP dehydratase → MLLPDFYTLQHREVIANQINARILLHAEHPIFKGHFPNNPVTPGVCMLQVFKELAEEVVQRPLKIQSCKNIKFTALINPYVHPELAIEITLTPNGETYKISGSASFADTQALKIQALLTD, encoded by the coding sequence ATGCTGTTACCCGATTTCTATACCCTGCAACATCGTGAGGTCATTGCGAACCAGATCAATGCCCGTATTTTGCTGCATGCCGAGCATCCTATTTTCAAAGGGCATTTCCCGAACAATCCGGTGACCCCGGGCGTCTGTATGTTGCAGGTATTCAAGGAACTCGCAGAAGAGGTGGTCCAACGGCCATTGAAGATCCAATCGTGCAAGAATATCAAGTTTACTGCATTGATCAACCCATATGTCCATCCGGAGCTGGCGATTGAAATCACACTGACGCCTAATGGCGAAACATACAAGATATCGGGCTCAGCCTCCTTCGCCGACACGCAAGCATTGAAAATTCAGGCCCTTTTAACGGATTAG
- a CDS encoding acyl-CoA thioesterase: MNRRKERFKTDQTLQHTEHFKVKFNETDALGIVWHGNYIGYFEDGREAFGRHFGISYQDIQKNGCATPIVSVVSEHRKPLRYADDAYIVTTYVDCAAAKMIFHFEIFNDRDELVCTGKTIQVFTDFDGNLLLTIPPFLETWKKKVGLS; encoded by the coding sequence ATGAATAGACGAAAAGAGCGATTTAAGACCGATCAAACTTTACAACATACTGAACATTTCAAAGTTAAGTTTAATGAAACGGACGCGTTGGGTATTGTCTGGCATGGAAACTATATCGGTTATTTTGAGGACGGTCGGGAAGCCTTCGGTCGTCATTTCGGCATCTCTTATCAGGATATCCAAAAGAATGGCTGCGCTACACCAATCGTTAGCGTGGTCAGTGAACATAGGAAACCCCTTCGCTACGCCGACGACGCCTATATCGTCACGACCTATGTGGATTGTGCCGCGGCAAAGATGATCTTTCACTTCGAAATTTTCAATGATCGCGATGAATTGGTCTGCACGGGCAAAACCATTCAGGTATTCACAGATTTCGACGGAAATCTATTGTTAACAATCCCCCCATTTCTGGAAACTTGGAAAAAGAAAGTAGGCCTATCATGA
- a CDS encoding beta-ketoacyl synthase chain length factor — protein sequence MDKCYINGIGSVSIQALDFTIYEGTPTVLQHRNTAVHPDYKAFIPAGMLRRMASGVKMGIFAARQAMQDADQQNLDAIITGTSLGCLQDSEKFLDAMIENQEEYLTPTSFIQSTHNTVAAQIALQLPSKAYNFTYVNGGNSFEAALFDGLQQIHTEEAQNILVGGLDETAPQFDHLFQLAGNYKTPDAAIDFQKPKTAGIPVGEGANFFILTNQQTENTYAELLDVHLFNSPRIHAEAEIEEFLSYHGLDRNSIDVLVLGYNADQQQQSFMDEYAVLFPNTPQAYYQHLSGAFDTASAYGLKVACEVLRQQELPKQLQYNQIKPIRLKHILLISQSRGTDYSFVLLRSC from the coding sequence ATGGACAAGTGCTATATCAACGGTATCGGCTCGGTCAGTATCCAAGCATTGGACTTTACTATATATGAAGGGACCCCTACTGTCCTCCAGCACAGGAATACGGCCGTCCACCCTGACTATAAGGCATTTATTCCCGCAGGCATGCTCCGTCGGATGGCATCCGGTGTAAAGATGGGCATTTTTGCTGCTAGGCAGGCCATGCAGGACGCGGACCAGCAAAACCTGGATGCAATTATTACAGGCACCAGCCTTGGCTGCCTCCAGGATTCGGAGAAATTTCTGGATGCCATGATCGAAAATCAGGAAGAATATCTGACGCCCACATCGTTTATTCAATCCACACACAATACCGTGGCTGCGCAAATCGCATTGCAATTGCCAAGTAAGGCCTATAATTTTACGTATGTCAATGGAGGAAACTCCTTTGAAGCTGCGCTATTTGATGGATTGCAGCAAATACATACCGAAGAAGCCCAAAACATCTTAGTTGGCGGCCTGGATGAAACAGCACCCCAATTTGATCACTTGTTTCAATTGGCCGGAAATTATAAAACCCCAGATGCAGCAATCGACTTCCAAAAGCCAAAAACTGCCGGTATACCTGTGGGTGAAGGTGCCAATTTCTTTATCCTCACAAATCAGCAAACAGAAAATACGTATGCCGAATTGCTGGATGTGCACCTTTTCAACAGTCCACGCATCCATGCCGAGGCCGAAATCGAAGAATTCCTGTCCTACCATGGGCTCGACCGAAATTCCATTGATGTACTCGTACTCGGGTATAATGCAGACCAACAACAGCAGTCCTTTATGGACGAATACGCGGTTCTATTTCCAAATACCCCACAGGCCTACTATCAACATCTTTCGGGCGCCTTTGATACCGCATCCGCTTACGGCCTGAAAGTGGCTTGTGAAGTGCTCCGGCAGCAGGAGCTTCCAAAGCAGCTTCAGTACAATCAGATTAAACCTATTCGCTTAAAACACATCTTACTTATTAGCCAATCCAGAGGTACGGATTACAGTTTCGTTTTATTGAGATCATGCTAA
- a CDS encoding beta-ketoacyl-[acyl-carrier-protein] synthase family protein: protein MPKGVAITGMGIISSIGKTVEENYQSLITGTSGISTLELMDSKLKNQVKVGEIKISNGALAEALELPSDHTFTRTGLLGAYAAWQAIHNAGISDINAVRTGFISATSMGGMDMTERYFKEYDSQETHRKYINSHHAGDHSNKIASYLGIRGMVSCISTACSSAANAMMMGARLIAQGKLDRVIVGGCDALSKFTLNGFNTLMILSDADNTPFDQNRKGLNLGEAAAYLVLESEAEINRTSKPVLGYLSGYGNANDAFHQTASSEDGEGAYLAIQKALQQAGLKPEHIDYINVHGTATGNNDLSEGRALLRAFQEVPPFSSTKSFTGHTLAAAGAIEAVYSMLAIQHNCIFPTLNFRNQMEEFDLIPVTALQKKEINHVLSNSFGFGGNCSTLIFSKN from the coding sequence ATGCCAAAAGGAGTTGCCATAACAGGAATGGGGATAATTTCTTCGATCGGGAAAACTGTCGAGGAAAATTATCAATCCCTGATTACCGGCACTTCCGGAATTTCTACCCTTGAACTGATGGATAGCAAGCTTAAAAATCAGGTAAAAGTGGGAGAAATCAAGATCAGCAATGGAGCACTTGCGGAGGCACTGGAATTACCATCGGACCATACGTTTACCCGAACTGGGCTTTTAGGGGCTTATGCTGCATGGCAGGCCATCCACAATGCCGGAATATCGGATATCAATGCCGTTCGGACAGGTTTCATCTCAGCGACCAGCATGGGCGGAATGGACATGACCGAACGCTATTTCAAGGAATACGATTCGCAGGAAACCCATCGTAAATACATCAATAGCCACCATGCCGGCGACCACAGTAACAAGATCGCCAGCTATCTGGGGATCAGGGGCATGGTAAGCTGCATCTCCACGGCCTGTTCATCGGCGGCAAATGCCATGATGATGGGCGCCCGCTTGATCGCACAGGGAAAATTGGACCGCGTTATTGTGGGTGGATGTGATGCCCTGAGCAAATTTACCCTCAATGGTTTCAATACGCTGATGATCCTTTCTGATGCAGATAATACGCCATTCGATCAAAACCGAAAGGGGCTGAACCTGGGCGAAGCTGCAGCCTATCTCGTTCTCGAATCCGAAGCGGAGATTAACCGAACCTCAAAACCTGTCTTGGGTTACCTGAGCGGGTATGGCAATGCCAACGATGCCTTCCACCAAACTGCTTCATCCGAAGATGGTGAAGGTGCTTACCTGGCTATTCAGAAAGCACTTCAACAAGCGGGTCTCAAACCCGAACATATCGATTACATCAATGTCCATGGAACAGCAACGGGAAACAACGACCTCTCCGAAGGTAGGGCATTATTACGTGCCTTTCAGGAAGTACCGCCATTCAGTTCCACCAAATCCTTTACAGGTCATACCTTAGCCGCTGCAGGTGCGATAGAGGCTGTATACAGTATGCTGGCGATCCAGCACAATTGCATCTTCCCTACCCTGAATTTCCGCAACCAAATGGAAGAGTTTGATTTAATTCCGGTGACAGCATTACAGAAAAAAGAGATCAACCATGTCCTTTCCAACTCCTTTGGTTTTGGAGGCAATTGTTCCACCCTTATATTTTCCAAAAACTGA
- a CDS encoding beta-ketoacyl synthase N-terminal-like domain-containing protein: MSKVYLQESSIISPLGFDVESNFQQVSTGKSALEQHPDFDQQYVGKIDDDILAAYVEDFQIPNKGSRIQKIALAALLPLIRNRKPQNDSLLIISTTKGNVAALADQQIEAALLSKLGNEIAASAGFTTAPLLISNACVSGLMALSVAKRFMQMGKYRDAYVLAFDEVSPFIQSGFQSFQAVSPERCKPYDAKRQGVNLGEAAVASYLSKEKTTNGIHLAGDANINDANHISGPSRTGEGLFQSIQRAMQEADLQPNDIDYIVGHGTATIYNDEMEAIAFNRANLMEKPVAGFKGNYGHTLGASGLLEAVLAAECLRKNYMLPSLGFESLGTSLPIHVLEQGTAANIHHVLKTASGFAGTNTALLLSKD, from the coding sequence ATGAGTAAGGTCTATTTACAAGAATCCTCGATCATCAGCCCCTTAGGTTTTGATGTCGAAAGCAATTTCCAACAGGTTTCCACCGGAAAATCCGCTTTAGAGCAACATCCTGATTTTGACCAGCAGTACGTTGGGAAAATCGACGACGACATATTGGCTGCCTATGTGGAGGATTTTCAAATCCCTAATAAAGGTTCTCGAATTCAAAAAATAGCTTTAGCAGCGCTATTACCTTTAATACGAAATAGAAAGCCCCAAAATGACTCGCTATTGATCATTTCCACCACAAAGGGAAATGTTGCCGCTTTGGCCGATCAGCAGATCGAAGCTGCGCTGCTATCGAAACTAGGAAACGAAATTGCCGCCTCAGCTGGATTCACGACAGCGCCTTTGCTAATTTCAAACGCTTGTGTTTCTGGGCTGATGGCCCTATCTGTGGCAAAAAGGTTCATGCAGATGGGAAAATATCGAGATGCGTACGTGCTGGCGTTTGATGAGGTATCCCCTTTCATTCAATCAGGGTTCCAATCCTTCCAGGCCGTGAGCCCCGAACGCTGCAAACCTTACGATGCGAAACGCCAAGGCGTGAACTTAGGGGAGGCTGCAGTTGCCAGTTATCTATCCAAAGAGAAAACCACCAATGGTATCCACCTGGCAGGCGATGCCAATATAAACGATGCCAACCATATTTCAGGTCCTTCACGAACCGGTGAAGGCTTATTTCAGAGCATCCAACGAGCAATGCAGGAGGCCGATTTGCAACCGAATGATATCGACTATATTGTTGGGCACGGCACTGCGACGATATACAACGATGAAATGGAGGCCATTGCCTTTAACCGTGCCAACTTGATGGAAAAGCCAGTTGCCGGTTTCAAGGGCAATTATGGTCATACCCTAGGGGCCTCCGGTTTATTGGAAGCTGTATTGGCCGCCGAATGCCTGCGCAAAAATTACATGCTCCCAAGTTTGGGATTTGAAAGCTTAGGTACTTCCCTGCCCATCCATGTATTGGAACAAGGCACTGCAGCGAACATTCACCATGTGCTGAAAACTGCCTCAGGATTTGCAGGAACAAACACGGCACTCCTATTAAGCAAAGATTGA